The stretch of DNA AAATTATCCAATCTATTTCTAATGGCACTTGTCTCTTTATTTATGGAAAGAATGCCTCTTATTTTAAGCATTCTAACTATATTCTACCAATATAAAAAGTCGCCTATGAAAAGTTTTTTCGGTAGTTTAAAACATGAATACTTATTAGAAAAACCACTCAAAGAAATAATCCCTAATCTTGAATTATTAATAAAGGGAACAGATAAATTTGAAGGTAAACTGGAAGAAATTACAGAGAAAAATAATCCTACACAAAAAATCTATAAACTCTCCTTATTCTCAGAGGATACCTTTCGCTATCGACAAAGCATATCGCACTCCCATAAATACACTTGTGATGGGATTATAGTTAATGAGAATAATTTCACTAGAATAGTTATTAATATATACTCCCATGATCAATTAGAATTTGCTAATATTCTTGCTTTTATTTTCATTCTTCTTTTTTCTATCATTTCCTTTTTGAATCGAATAAATCCTTTTCTTTCAATAAAAAGTAATAATTTTGAATTCACACTAATATTTGCTTTTGTTCTAAATTGTCTTTCCATAAGACAGGCTTTTTTATATAAAAAACAAGGTCTAAAAGACGTTGACGAACTGATCGGTAATTTAAAATCAAAAAATCATTGCAACCAACTCTAATTTTAATACTAAGCCTATTCCTAAGTTTTAACTTAGTTAGTCAGCATAAAAATTTCCTAAAAAAACCAGTTGTTATACACAAGGAATTAGACCACAAAGAGCAATGGCGTTTTCTTACAACAGCTATTGGAGATAAAAAAATTGTGTGCTTAGGCGAAAGCCTGCATGGCATCAAAGACCACAATGCCTGCAAACTAGAACTCATTAAATACCTGCATGAAGAAATGGGCTTTAATGTATTGGCAATTGAGTCAGATTTGGCAAAGAGTTACATTGGAAATCTCTATAGAGATCAAATACCAGATCTTCTTTTTTTAGAAAAGGTATTCAGTCCTGTTTGGCATACCGAAAAACATTTGGAGTTGGTGCGTTATATCAAATCACACCCCAAGCTCCAATTAATTGGTTTTGATATCGAAGGGAAAGTGCCTATTGCTACTATTTTTGAAGATTTTGGAATTCCTTTAGATACAACCACTCCTCCAATTCAAAACTTTCTTAAACACTATGCAGATTTTAGAGATCCCTATGGAACAGCTCAGCCTTTTATAGACTATTATCGAGATTCTGTTATGGCGCAAATTGCACAATGGATTATTAAAGATGAATATAGCGGCGAAAAAGTGATTCTATCTGGTGCCAATGCTCATATTTCGAAAGTGGAGGTTCCTGAGTCGATGGCCTATATGGGAGAAATGTTGTTCCATGAATTTAAAGAAGATTATTATGCAATAGGACTTTATCATTCATTGGGAAATCCAACCCATCTATTTCGTGATCTCTACTATGTTAACCAAGAAGCATTGCTACCAAAAAAAAGTTTACAATTTCAGTTGCTTAAATTAAAAAAAGATTAC from Aureispira anguillae encodes:
- a CDS encoding erythromycin esterase family protein, whose translation is MQPTLILILSLFLSFNLVSQHKNFLKKPVVIHKELDHKEQWRFLTTAIGDKKIVCLGESLHGIKDHNACKLELIKYLHEEMGFNVLAIESDLAKSYIGNLYRDQIPDLLFLEKVFSPVWHTEKHLELVRYIKSHPKLQLIGFDIEGKVPIATIFEDFGIPLDTTTPPIQNFLKHYADFRDPYGTAQPFIDYYRDSVMAQIAQWIIKDEYSGEKVILSGANAHISKVEVPESMAYMGEMLFHEFKEDYYAIGLYHSLGNPTHLFRDLYYVNQEALLPKKSLQFQLLKLKKDYLFLELHLLAKKNKFKWVKDEVLDVMQTQKYQQKVNLKQSFDAVIWIKEVTHPIYVIDSKYHYKNRR